The genomic stretch CGTCGTGCCGGGGCGGTCGCCCGCCGCCGAGGCGCTGCGCCGCGCCCGCGAGCCCGGCGCCGGCCCGCTGGCCTGGCTGAGCGAGGAGGTCGTGGCATGACCGCGGCGACGCGGCTGAAGGACCGCATCGCCGCCGAGCTGGAGGAGGGCCGCGGCCGCTCGCTGACCTACACCGACATCGACGACGACCTGCTGGTGCGCCAGCACTCCCCGCTGATGTCCCCGCTGGTGTGGGATCTCGCGCACGTCGGCAACTACGAGGAGCTGTGGGTTCTGCGCGCGCTGGCCGGCGCGGAGCCGACCCGGCCGGAGATCGACACGCTGTACGACGCCTTCGCCCACCCGCGCAAGGAGCGCCCCCTCCTGCCCCTGCTCGGCCCCGCCGAGGCCCGCACCTACATCGCCGGGGTGCGCGGCCGGGTGCTGGACGTGCTGGACCTGATGGAGGACGGGGACCTGTACGGCCACGATCCGCTGCGCGCGGGCGGCTTCGCCTTCGGGCTGGCGCTCCAGCACGAGCACCAGCACGGCGAGACGATGCTGGCCACGCTGCAGCTGTCGGGCCGTCCCGGGCTCGTGCGCGACGGCGCGCTGCCCGCGGGACGGCCCGGCGGCCCGGCGGAGGTGCTCGTCCCCGCCGGCCCGTTCCGCATGGGCGCGGGAAGCGACCCCTGGGCCTACGACAACGAGCGGCCCGCCCACGAGGTGGACCTGCCCGCGTACTGGATCGACCGCCTGCCGGTGACCTGCGGCGCCTTCGCGGCGTTCGCCGAGGACGGCGGCTACGACGACCCCCGCTGGTGGGTTCCGCGCGGGTGGCGCTGGCGCGTGCGGCAGGGCGTGACGGCCCCGCTGTACTGGACGCGCGAGCCGGGCGGCGGGTGGTGGCGCTCCCGGTTCGGCCGGATGGAGCCGGTGCCGCCGGAGGAGCCCGTGCAGCACGTGAGCTGGTACGAGGCCGACGCCTACGCCCGCTGGGCGGGCAGGAGGCTGCCCACCGAGGCCGAGTGGGAGAAGGCCTGCGGCTGGGATCCCCGCGCCGGTCGCGCCCGCGCCTACCCGTGGGGCGACGCCGTGCCCGGGCCCGGGCACGCCAACCTGGGGCACCGCGCGTCGCGGCCGGCCCCGGCGGGCGCGTTCCCCGCGGGCGCGAGCCGCTACGGGGCCGAGCAGATGATCGGGGACGTCTGGGAGTGGACCGGGTCGTGGTTCGTGCCCTATCCCGGGTTCCGCGCGTTCCCCTACCGGGAGTACAGCGAGGTGTTCTTCGGCCGTGACCACCGGGTGCTGCGCGGCGGCTCGTGGGCCACCCACGCCCTGGCCGTGCGCGCCTGCTTCCGCAACTGGGACCTGCCGATCCGGCGGCAGATCTTCGCGGGGTTCCGCTGCGCGCGCCCGGCCTCGCCCGAGGAGGCGTAGATGTGCCGGCACGCGGCGTGGCTCGGCGCGCCCCGCGCGCTCGCCTCGCTGCTCCAGGAGCCCGCCCACGGGCTGTGCCGGCAGGCGTACGCGCCGCGCATGCAGCGGTGCGGCACGGTGAACGCCGACGGCTTCGGGATGGGCTGGTACGACCCCGATTCGGGGCCCGAGCCGGTGCGCTACCGCCGTGGCGTCCCCATCTGGGCCGACGCCAACCTGCCCGGCCTGGCCCGGGCCGCGCGCTCGGGCTGCCTGATGGCCGCGGTGCGCTCGGCCAGCCCCGGCATGCCGGTCGAGGAGTCGGCCACCGCGCCGTTCGCCGAGGGGCGCTGGCTGCTCAGCCACAACGGGCGGGTGGACCGCGCGGCGGTGCGCCCGCTGGCCGGGGACCGCTTCCCCGAGAGCCCGTGCGACTCGGCGTGGCTGGCCGCGGCGGTGTTCGCGCGGCTCGCCGCGGGCGCGCGGCTCGGCGCCGCGACGGCGGACGTGGTCGCGCTCGCGGGGCGGTGCGACCCCGCCGCGCGGCTGAACCTGCTGGTCGGCGACGGCGCCACGCTCGTGGCCACGGCCTGGAACGAGACCCTGTTCCTGCACCTGGGCGAGGGGGTGCTGCTCGCCAGCGAGCCTTTGGACGACCGGCCGGGCTGGGAGCCCGTGCCCGACCGGCATATCGTCCTCGCCACGCCCGACGGCGTGCGCGTCCAGCCGCTGTGACGCGCCCCGGGCCAGGGGCGTTCCGCGGTTCACCGGCCCGTCGCCACCTGTTCACCGGTCACCTCAGGAGGTTCGCGTGTCCGTCACCCAGATCCCGCTGCCGTTCCTGTACACCGTCGACCACATCGGGCCGGGGCACGCCCGCGAGGCCCTCGCGCGGGACGTCCTGGCCGGCCTGACCTCCTCCCCCAAGTGGCTGCCGCCCAAGTGGTTCTACGACGCCACGGGCAGCGCGCTGTTCGAGCGGATCACCCGGCTGCCGGAGTACTACCCCTTCCGCCGGGAGCTCGGCCTGCTGCGCGAGCACGCGCCCGAGATCGCCCGGCTGACCGGGGCCGAGAACCTGGTCGAGCTGGGCTCGGGCACCAGCGAGAAGACCGCGCTGCTGCTGGAGGCGCTCGGCGGGGCGGGCACGCTCAGGACGTACACGCCGGTGGACGTGGACGGCGAGACGCTGGAGGCGGCGGCGCGCCGGGTGTCGGCCGGGCACCCGGGCCTGGCGGTGTGGGCGGTGCGCGCCGACTTCGAACGGCACCTGGCGCTGCTGCCCCGGATCGGCAGGCGCCTGGTGGCCTTCCTCGGCGGGACGCTCGGCAACCTGGACGAGGAGGCGCGGGCGTCGTTCCTGGCCGCGCTGCGCGAGACCCTCTCCCCCGGCGACGGCCTGCTGCTCGGCGCCGACCTGGTCAAGGACACCGGGCGGCTCGTCGCCGCCTACGACGACGCCGCCGGGGTGACCGCGGCGTTCAACCGCAACGTGCTCGCGGTGCTGAACCGCGAGCTCGGCGCCGACTTCGCGCCCGAGGCGTTCGCGCACGTCGCGCTGTACGACGCGCGGCGGCGCCGGATCGAGATGCGCCTGCGCGCGACGCGGCAGACGCGGGTGCGCTTCCGCGTGCCGTCCCTGGAGGTGGTGTTCCGGGCGGGCGAGGAGATGCGCACGGAGATCAGCACCAAGTTCCACCGCTACCTGCTGGAGCGCGAGCTGGTGCGGACCGGCTACGTGCCGGTGCGCTGGTACACCGACCCCGGGCAGGACTACGCGCTGGCGCTGGCCGAGGTCCCCGGCGCGCCCGCCGCCCGCCCGGACCGCGACGAGGCCCGGCCGCGCCGGGGCAGGCGCCAGGGCGGCGCCTGACACGCCCCGGGCCGGGCGGACCCGGCCCCGTCCGGGGACGGCGTCAGGCGTCCTCCCAGAGGATCTGGCGCGGGGCGCGGGGCAGGCGCACGGCGCCGCTGCGGTCGGCCAGCGCCACCGCCTTGAGAAGCAGCGGATGGCCGTCCCCGAGGGCGGGACGGCCGTGGGCGAGCGGCTCGCGGTCCAGCAGCGGCGCCAGAAGCTCGTCCAGGCCGTCGAACCGGCCCGTCTCGAAGCGGCGCGCCGCCTCGTCGTAGCGGCCTTCGAGCAGCAGGGGGTGGCGGGGGTCGAGCCCGGCCGAGGCCAGGTTCGCGAGGGTCGCGCGGTGCCGGGAGGCGGCCTTGTCGTCGCCGCGCGCGTCCTCGCAGCGCGCCGTGAGCAGCAGCGTCCTGGCCCGCCCCGGCGGGTCCGCCGCGCCGGACTCCACCGCCTGGACGGTCCGCAGCACGCCGAGCGCCTCCTCGGGCTCGCCGCCGCCCAGCAGGGTCTCGGCGAGCGCCCGGCGCACCGACAGCAGCAGGGCGTCGGAGCCGGCGGGGGCGAGCAGGGCGGCCAGCTCGCCGAGCGCGGTCACCGCGGCGCCGGCCTCCTCGCCGAGCGCCCGCGCCCGCGCGTGCAGGACGCGGGCCTGCGCCCACAGCCGGAAGGAGACCTGCGCGGCGAACCAGTCGTCCAGGACGGGCGCGCGCTCCAGCAGCCGCACGACGGTGCCGGGGTCGCGCAGCACCAGCTCGGCCTGCGCGACGCGCACGATGTCGTGGTTGGGCCAGTACGCGGTCGGCTGGAGCAGGTCGGCGCGCTGCCGCCCGGCCTCCTGCAGCACGTGGCGCGCCTCGATGGGCTGGCCGGCCTCCAGCAGCGCCTCTCCCAGCGAGACGCGGGCGGCGACCACGTTGATGTCGCCGGGGTCGCCCAGGCGGGCCTGCCGGTCGGTGACCACGGCCTCGGCCTCGCGCAGGCCCTCCACGACCCGTCCCGCGCGCACGGCGGCGAGCGCGGCGGCCTGGGCGGTCAGCGTGAGCCGCCGCCAGGCCTGCGAGGCGGCGCCCGGCTCCTCGCCTCCGCCGGTCCCGTCGTCCTCGCCGGCCGCGCGGGCCTGCTCGACGCTGGCGACGCGGGCCTGCTCGATCAGCCGGCGTCCCTCCACCGGGCGCCCGGCCTCCACCAGCGTCTCGCCGAGGTGGTGGCGGGCGCGGGCGGCGTAGGCGGCGGTCTCCTCCGGGGCCAGGCCCTTCTCCTCCTCGGAGATCTCCAGCGAGTACTCGAAGCTCGCCTGGGCGGCCTCCAGGTCGCCGTACCGCAGCAGCGCGAGGCCGCGCCGGTTCTGCACGTCGCACCGGCTGCGCAGGCCCGCGCCGCCCGCCGGCGACGGGGCCGCGCCGGGGGCGGGCAGCAGCCCGGACAGCTCCCCGGCCTCGCGGGCCGCGCGCCTGAGCAGGATGCCGGTGTCCAGCAGCGAGCGCAGCACCCCGGCCTGGGCGTCGGCCTCGGCCGGGGTGCCGGGCGCGGACCTGCGCGCCACGTCCCTGGCGCGCTCGGCGACGTCCAGGTCGTTGATCCACGTGCCGGCCAGCGGCACCAGGTGCCGTTCGTACCAGTGCGCGCCGAGCGCCGCCGCCTGCCGGTCGACCGGGCCGTCGGGGTCGTCGGTGAGCGCGTCGAACGCCAGGTCCGACAGCTTCTCCGCGCACGCGCGCGCCCAGCCGGGCGGCGGCAGGCAGACGGCGCGGGCCGAGGCGGCGATCACGGGGGCCAGGTGGTCGGCGTAGGCGACGATCCGGCCGGACCAGCCGGCCGAGGCGGCGCGGCCGAGCGCGCCGTCGGGCCAGCCCGGGGGCTCCTGGGGCGCGGACTGGCGTTTCTCGGAGGTGGCGATGTCGCCGATGCCGAGCTGGACCTGCTGGGTGAGGAACGCCTCGGCCCGGTGGAAGCGGGCCACCAGCAGCAGCGCCTGGGTGAGCAGGTCGCGCGCCTCGACGAGCGCGACGGGCGTGTCGAGCCGCTCGCGGGGGCCCGCGCGCTCGGCGAACTCCACGAAGGCGTGCCGCAGGGCGAGCGCCACCAGGACCCGCCTGCTCTTGACCTCGTTGTAGAGCCAGACGGCGCTGCGCCGCCCGCTGTGCCCCTCCCGCGAGAGCCGCACGGCCGCCGCGACGTCCTCGGCCCTGACCAGGTGGTAATCGGTGTGGCGGAGGACCTCTGCCGCGGCCTCCCCGATCGCCGAGAGCCGTCTTTCCTGCGCCGACACCCTTGGAGCCCTCCTTGGTCGGTGGTGCGGTTGGCGTGTGGCAGTGGATATCAACGGCCAAAAGCCATATTGATCTCCAAAGCATATACTTCGGGCAAGTCCTGGGCTCCATGGGTTCGCCAGAGAGGTCCGCCTTCTGACGCGGGGGAATCGGTTCTCATCTTTCCAACGTTGCCTGGAAAGTGTCGATCGCGCGACCGGCAAACGCCTGGAAGAATAGCCTTGAACGGTAATAACCGGATATATCTCTCCGATAACTGGGCCCCCGCGGCCACGCCGGGGGTCACTCGTGGCCGGACAGGGTCTCCCGCAGGCCGCACACGGCCCGGTTCACCCGTTCCAGCGGCCCCTCGGTGACCGGGCCGGGACCGCGCACCGGCCTGCCCTCCCGCACCGCCCCGGCGATCCCGTCCAGGGACCGCGCCGCCTCCCGCACCGACTCCGGCGACGGCGTCGGCGCGCCGTGCTCGGTGCGCGCGACCGTGGCGGCGGTGGCGTCGGCGACCTGCTCCAGCGCGGTCATCGGGGCCATCCACGTGGTCACGCGCCGGCTCACCACGGCCGGCTCCGTCACCGCCCGCTGGAAGACCGTGCGCAGGTCGGCCAGCGCGTCGAACGCCTCGCGCCGCAGCGCGGTCCGGCCCGGGTGCGCCGGGTCGAAGGCGTGGCGCACGTAGCGGGCGATCGCCGAGACCGCGTCGGCGAACCGGGGCCGCACGGGCGCGTGCCAGCTCGCCGGCCAGGGCAGGTAGCCGAGCAGCAGCACGATGCCGCACCCGGCCAGCGTGTCCACCAGCCGCACCTCCGCCAGCCGCGGCCCCCCTCCGGTCAGCAGGTCCACCAGCAGCACCACCAGCGGGACCTGGAACGTCGACATCAGCCCCCAGTTGCGCTGCCGTCCGTACGGCAGCAGCGCGGCGAAGACGGCGATGGGGGCCAGGATGGCCGGGCCGTAGGGGACGACGGAGAGGATCACGGTGCCGATGACGGCCCCGGCGACCGTGCCGAGCCCCCGCTGCACCGCGCGCGCGAACACCGAGCCGAAGTCGGGCTTGAGCACCAGCGCGACGGTCAGCGTGGTCCAGTACGACCGCTCCAGCCAGTGCAGCTCGTTGAGCGCCGCCGCCGCGCCCATGCACAGCGTGAGGCGTGCGGTGTAGACCCGGGTGAGCGGCCCGGACCACACGCGCCGCCAGACCGCCGCCAGCCGCGCCGCGCGGCCCATGGGCTCGTAGGGCGGCTCCCCCGCCTCCAGGTCGCCGCGCGCCTCGGCGCCCACCAGCTCGGCGGCCCCGTTCACCGCCGAGCACAGCGCGGCCAGCGCGGGCGAGGACGGCTCCAGGCGCAGGCCGGGAGGGCGGCGCTCTCGACCCACGGCCGCGGCGAGCGCCCGCGCCGCGTCCACGACCTCGGGAGGAGGGTCACGGCCCTCCTGGGCGAGCGAGACCAGCGCGTGGCGGATCTGGGCGGCCTGGTTGAGCAGGGCCACCAGGTGGGTGCGCTCGGCGTCGGGCCCCGAGGCCGCCGACCGCGCGCCGAACACCACCTCGTAGGCCCGCTTGATCGCGTCGTCGAACGCGGCCGGCCCCCCGGGCGCGCCCGGATCCTCGGCGAGCTCGGCCAGCGCGCGGTAGACCCCCGTCACCGCGGCCGCCTCCGGCGCGCGCGGCCGGAAGGGCCAGCCCGCCAGGGCCAGCGCCAGCGCCCACAGCGCCCCGGCGAGATAGGCCAGGGCCCCGTACGCCCCGGACTCGGGGAACGGCACCCCTTGGGCGATCACCGTCATCACCAGGAGCTGCAGCGTGCCGATCGACCCCGCGTCCCCGGCCGTGCTGACCAGCGCCGCGACCACCGAGACCAGGGCCACGCCCGCGACCGCCCACCAGCCCGCCTCCCGCAGGGCGTGCCCGACCACGTAGCCGGTCGCGCCGCCCGCCCCCGCCGAGGACACCCGGATCAGCCGGGCCCGGTAGGACCCGCCCCGGTCGGCGAGCCCCGCCGCCATGCCGCCCATCGCGGGCAGCAGCCCCCGCATGAGCTGCCCGGCGAACAGGGCCACCACCAGCGGGACGGCGACGGAGGCCGCCATCCGCAGCATGGGCCCCCAGTCGGGGCGGGCCGACGCCGGGCGCACCGCCTCCACCAGCCAGCCGGGCGCGACGTCGGCGAGCCGGTCGGGGCGCGACAGCCAGGGCACCGCTCCCGGCCTCAGCGCACCAGGCGGTCCAGGCGGATGGGAAGGTCGCGGACCCGCACGCCGGTCGCGTGGTGGACGGCGTTGGCGATCGCGGCCGCAGTGCCGACGATGCCGATCTCGCCGATGCCCTTCGACCCCATCGGGTTGAGGTGCGGGTCGTCCTCCTCCACCCAGTACGCCCGCACGTCCGGCACGTCGGCGTGCGCGGCGATGTGGTACTGGGCCAGGTCGTGGTTCAGGTAGTCGCCGAACCGGGCGTCCATGACGCTCTCCTCCATCAGCGCCATCGACAGGCCCATCGTCATGCCCCCGACGAACTGCGAGCGCGCGGTCTTGGGATTGAGGATCCGCCCGGCGGCGAACACCCCGAGCAGGCGGGTCACCCGCGTCTCGCCGGTGGCGGCGTCCACGGCGACCTCGGCGAACTGGGCGCCGAAGGCGTGCCGCGCGTACTTCTCCTGCTCCTTGACCTCCTGGGCGGTGGCGGCCGACGCCTCCGCGCCGCCCGGCGGCACCCGGCCGCCCGACTCCTCCAGCTCGCGCGTCAGCGCCTCGCAGGCCCGCACGACCGCGGTGCCCCACGAGGCGGTGCCCATCGACCCGCCCGCCACCGGGGCCTGCGGCAGCGCGCTGTCGCCGATCTCCACCCGCACCAGGGCGACCGGGGCGCGCAGGGCGTCGGCGGCGATCTGGGTGAGGACCGTCTTGGCCCCGGTGCCGATGTCGGCGGCGGCGATCCGCACGGTGTAGGAGCCGTCCGGCTCGGCGCGCGCGGTGGCCTGGGCGGGCGCGCGGTAGGCCGGGTAGGTCGAGGAGGCCACGCCGGTGCCGTACAGCAGCCCGCCGCGCCGCCGCACCCCCGGGCGCGGGTCCCGGTCCGCCCAGCCGAACCGCCTGGCCCCCTCGCGCAGGCAGGCGAGCAGGTTGCGTGAGCTGAACGGCAGCCCGGCGTCGGGGTCCGTGGCGGGCTCGTTGCGCGCCCGCAGCTCGATCGGGTCCAGGCCGCAGGCCACGGCCAGCTCGTCCATCGCCGACTCCAGCGCGAACATGCCCGGGGTCTCCCCCGGCGCGCGCATCCACGACGGGGTGGGGACGTCCAGCCTGACCAGCCGGTGGGTGGTGCGCCGGTGCGGCGCGGCGTACATCATGCGGGTGGCGACGGCGGTCTGCTCGGCGAACTCCGCGAGCGTCGAGCTCTGCTCCCACACGTCGTGGACGATCGCGCTCAGCCTGCCGTCGGCCTCGGCGCCGAGCCGCACCCGCTGGATCGTCGGGGTGCGGTAGCCGGTGACCGCGAACATCTCGCGCCGCGTCACCGCCAGCTTGACCGGACGGCCGACCTGCTTGGCCGCCAGCGCCGCGAGCACCACGTACGGGTGGGCGCGCCCCTTGGCCCCGAAGCCGCCGCCGACGTACGGCGCGATGACCCGCACCTGCTCGGGCGGCATGCCGAACAGCGGCGCGAGCTGGCCGCGCAGCCCCGACGGCTGCTGGGTGGAGTCGTACACCGTCAGCCCGCCCGCGTCCCACTCGGCGACCGCGGCGTGCGGCTCCATCGGGTTGTTGTGCTCGGCGGGCGTGGTGTAGGCGGCGTCCACCACGACCGGGGAGGAGGCCAGCGCGGCGTCGGGGTCGCCGCGCTCGTCGTCGGCGGGGAAGCGCGGGTTGACGTGCTCGGGCCGGTACAGGCGCGGGTGGTCGGCGCGCAGCTCGACGTCGTGCCCCTCCTCGGCGTACTCCGGGCGCAGCAGCGCGGCGGCCTCCTGGGCGGCCTCCAGCGTCTCGGCGACGACGACCGCGACGTACTGGCCCCGGTAGGCGACGCGCGGCGACTGCAGCACCGACAGCTCGGCCGCGTCGCTCGGCGCGAGGCGCGGCGCGTTGCCGTGCCAGATCACCGCGATCACGCCGGGGA from Sphaerisporangium krabiense encodes the following:
- the egtB gene encoding ergothioneine biosynthesis protein EgtB gives rise to the protein MTAATRLKDRIAAELEEGRGRSLTYTDIDDDLLVRQHSPLMSPLVWDLAHVGNYEELWVLRALAGAEPTRPEIDTLYDAFAHPRKERPLLPLLGPAEARTYIAGVRGRVLDVLDLMEDGDLYGHDPLRAGGFAFGLALQHEHQHGETMLATLQLSGRPGLVRDGALPAGRPGGPAEVLVPAGPFRMGAGSDPWAYDNERPAHEVDLPAYWIDRLPVTCGAFAAFAEDGGYDDPRWWVPRGWRWRVRQGVTAPLYWTREPGGGWWRSRFGRMEPVPPEEPVQHVSWYEADAYARWAGRRLPTEAEWEKACGWDPRAGRARAYPWGDAVPGPGHANLGHRASRPAPAGAFPAGASRYGAEQMIGDVWEWTGSWFVPYPGFRAFPYREYSEVFFGRDHRVLRGGSWATHALAVRACFRNWDLPIRRQIFAGFRCARPASPEEA
- the egtC gene encoding ergothioneine biosynthesis protein EgtC — encoded protein: MCRHAAWLGAPRALASLLQEPAHGLCRQAYAPRMQRCGTVNADGFGMGWYDPDSGPEPVRYRRGVPIWADANLPGLARAARSGCLMAAVRSASPGMPVEESATAPFAEGRWLLSHNGRVDRAAVRPLAGDRFPESPCDSAWLAAAVFARLAAGARLGAATADVVALAGRCDPAARLNLLVGDGATLVATAWNETLFLHLGEGVLLASEPLDDRPGWEPVPDRHIVLATPDGVRVQPL
- the egtD gene encoding L-histidine N(alpha)-methyltransferase, producing the protein MYTVDHIGPGHAREALARDVLAGLTSSPKWLPPKWFYDATGSALFERITRLPEYYPFRRELGLLREHAPEIARLTGAENLVELGSGTSEKTALLLEALGGAGTLRTYTPVDVDGETLEAAARRVSAGHPGLAVWAVRADFERHLALLPRIGRRLVAFLGGTLGNLDEEARASFLAALRETLSPGDGLLLGADLVKDTGRLVAAYDDAAGVTAAFNRNVLAVLNRELGADFAPEAFAHVALYDARRRRIEMRLRATRQTRVRFRVPSLEVVFRAGEEMRTEISTKFHRYLLERELVRTGYVPVRWYTDPGQDYALALAEVPGAPAARPDRDEARPRRGRRQGGA
- a CDS encoding FUSC family protein, yielding MPWLSRPDRLADVAPGWLVEAVRPASARPDWGPMLRMAASVAVPLVVALFAGQLMRGLLPAMGGMAAGLADRGGSYRARLIRVSSAGAGGATGYVVGHALREAGWWAVAGVALVSVVAALVSTAGDAGSIGTLQLLVMTVIAQGVPFPESGAYGALAYLAGALWALALALAGWPFRPRAPEAAAVTGVYRALAELAEDPGAPGGPAAFDDAIKRAYEVVFGARSAASGPDAERTHLVALLNQAAQIRHALVSLAQEGRDPPPEVVDAARALAAAVGRERRPPGLRLEPSSPALAALCSAVNGAAELVGAEARGDLEAGEPPYEPMGRAARLAAVWRRVWSGPLTRVYTARLTLCMGAAAALNELHWLERSYWTTLTVALVLKPDFGSVFARAVQRGLGTVAGAVIGTVILSVVPYGPAILAPIAVFAALLPYGRQRNWGLMSTFQVPLVVLLVDLLTGGGPRLAEVRLVDTLAGCGIVLLLGYLPWPASWHAPVRPRFADAVSAIARYVRHAFDPAHPGRTALRREAFDALADLRTVFQRAVTEPAVVSRRVTTWMAPMTALEQVADATAATVARTEHGAPTPSPESVREAARSLDGIAGAVREGRPVRGPGPVTEGPLERVNRAVCGLRETLSGHE
- a CDS encoding xanthine dehydrogenase family protein molybdopterin-binding subunit; the encoded protein is MTTTDVKYVGSALDRVDGVEKVTGAARFAFEYRPRDLTYAAPVQATIARGEIKGMDAGAALKVPGVIAVIWHGNAPRLAPSDAAELSVLQSPRVAYRGQYVAVVVAETLEAAQEAAALLRPEYAEEGHDVELRADHPRLYRPEHVNPRFPADDERGDPDAALASSPVVVDAAYTTPAEHNNPMEPHAAVAEWDAGGLTVYDSTQQPSGLRGQLAPLFGMPPEQVRVIAPYVGGGFGAKGRAHPYVVLAALAAKQVGRPVKLAVTRREMFAVTGYRTPTIQRVRLGAEADGRLSAIVHDVWEQSSTLAEFAEQTAVATRMMYAAPHRRTTHRLVRLDVPTPSWMRAPGETPGMFALESAMDELAVACGLDPIELRARNEPATDPDAGLPFSSRNLLACLREGARRFGWADRDPRPGVRRRGGLLYGTGVASSTYPAYRAPAQATARAEPDGSYTVRIAAADIGTGAKTVLTQIAADALRAPVALVRVEIGDSALPQAPVAGGSMGTASWGTAVVRACEALTRELEESGGRVPPGGAEASAATAQEVKEQEKYARHAFGAQFAEVAVDAATGETRVTRLLGVFAAGRILNPKTARSQFVGGMTMGLSMALMEESVMDARFGDYLNHDLAQYHIAAHADVPDVRAYWVEEDDPHLNPMGSKGIGEIGIVGTAAAIANAVHHATGVRVRDLPIRLDRLVR